The DNA region TGCGGGTTTCGGCAGGGATGACCTTGGGATCGGTGATCAACGCCGTGGCGAGCGCGCTTCCGCAATGGCAGTCGCGCCCGGATTTCAGTCCGCGCACCAGGTTGCGGATGGCATCCTGCGCGACCTCGGTGTTCTTGTTCAGGGTTTGAATGACCATCTCCACGGTCACCGGCGATTCGCTTTCATGCCAGACGTCATAGTCTGTGACGTGCGCCATGACCGCATAGCACATCTCGGCTTCGCGCGCGAGGAACGCCTCCGGCGAGGCGGTCATGCCGATGATGGACATGCCCCAACTGCGATAGGTGTGCGATTCGGCTTTGGTGGAAAAGCGCGGACCTTCGATGGTGATGAAGTTCCCGCCGCGGTGCGTCGCCGCGCCTGTCTCACGGACGGCTGATTCAAGCTGCGCCGACAGGTCGCCGCAAAACGGATCCGCCACGCTGACGTGGGCAACCAATCCATCCCCGAAGAAGGAGCGCGCGCGTTCCTTTGTGTGATCGAAAATATTATCGGGGATGACGATATGACCGGGCGCGTACTCCTCGCGCAATGAACCGCAGGCGCTGATGCTGATGATGCGTTCCACGCCGAGCGATTTCAAGGCATAGATATTGGCGCGATAAGGGACTTCGGTGGGGGTGATGTGATGTCCGATGCCGTGCCTGGCGAGGAACGCCACACGCTTCCCTTCCAGCATGCCGATCGTGATGGGCGCGCTGGGCTCCCCGAACGGAGTATGCGGCGTGATCTCTTCGACCCCTTCCAGTCCCTTCATATGGTACAGCCCCGAACCTCCAATGATGCCGATGGTCGCATTATCCATTTTCTTTTTTTCCTATTCTCAGGGTTGGCTCGATGATGATATTTTCAGAAAGACCGACAAGCAGTTGCGCCTCCCCGCAGCGGATCTCATCGCCGGAGGTGATCACCGTCGGCATGGTGATGGGCGTGTCGTTCAACATGGTCCCATTGGTGGATGCCAGGTCCTCCAGCCACCATTGTCCGTGGTGATAGGTCAACTGGGCGTGGCGGGTGGAGACAGTGTCGTCGGGCAGCGGGATGTCGCTGCCGGGGTCGCGCCCGAGAGTGATCTCCGGCTGGGAAAATTGTTTCACGGAGGAAGTGCCGCCTCCGTGCCGGACCGTGATGCTGATCCGCGGAACCCGGCGGCTTGCCAATGTGCTGCTTTGCCGCTGGACCTCGCGGTAGAGGTAGATCAACGCCCAGGCGAGAAATGCAAAAAGAGCCAGCGTGGTGACCAGCCGCAATGCCAGAACGATGGAACCGCTCATTTATCTTCTTCTTT from Anaerolineales bacterium includes:
- the mtnP gene encoding S-methyl-5'-thioadenosine phosphorylase, which translates into the protein MDNATIGIIGGSGLYHMKGLEGVEEITPHTPFGEPSAPITIGMLEGKRVAFLARHGIGHHITPTEVPYRANIYALKSLGVERIISISACGSLREEYAPGHIVIPDNIFDHTKERARSFFGDGLVAHVSVADPFCGDLSAQLESAVRETGAATHRGGNFITIEGPRFSTKAESHTYRSWGMSIIGMTASPEAFLAREAEMCYAVMAHVTDYDVWHESESPVTVEMVIQTLNKNTEVAQDAIRNLVRGLKSGRDCHCGSALATALITDPKVIPAETRKKLDLLVNKYYK
- a CDS encoding FHA domain-containing protein → MSGSIVLALRLVTTLALFAFLAWALIYLYREVQRQSSTLASRRVPRISITVRHGGGTSSVKQFSQPEITLGRDPGSDIPLPDDTVSTRHAQLTYHHGQWWLEDLASTNGTMLNDTPITMPTVITSGDEIRCGEAQLLVGLSENIIIEPTLRIGKKENG